A window of Gambusia affinis linkage group LG03, SWU_Gaff_1.0, whole genome shotgun sequence contains these coding sequences:
- the LOC122828750 gene encoding rab5 GDP/GTP exchange factor-like has protein sequence MWTDKQRGLRVSQKELLCKNACGYYGNPAWKGFCSKCWRERSRPPGSQRQDTRPSSDGAPPTFSKFEEKKNIEKGRRISTVRRLFWGSSSPPKPQETSESHTKMLKAYESLEPGDFTGFLKILRSPSSQRLQSRCTAFLNTMEAYHNLQIQKQSDLVQDFYQSFAEYFRSFPETQVTQIMEHVEKLVMTRLHKWVFCHDSCDDEQKDLALQRRIRSLNWVTPQMLSVPFPDEDTPVTGDPFLPAITAIIEMDAKRAPQDKLACVSKCSQHIFEALSTSNNEPANADDFLTSLVYVVLKANPPRLHSNMQYMIRFGLPHSLMAGESGYYFTNLSCAVAFIEKLDGPALSLSPEQFDGYMRGQRTPAALKRQQKANSTQKLMEELQGRQEKLHQGVDALNMQLQKWVQVVNSQLDEATSQFDKVQKEITAQMEASEVVTSSAEDGSQKKEEEQQPECEALKETV, from the exons ATGTGGACAGACAAACAAAGAGGGCTCAGAGTTTCCCAGAAGGAGCTGCTTTGCAAGAACGCCTGTGGGTATTATGGAAACCCAGCGTGGAAAGGCTTCTGCTCCAAGTGCTGGAGAGAGAGATCACGCCCACCTGGATCACAAAGACAAGATACGAG ACCCAGCAGCGATGGAGCCCCACCCACATTCTCCAAATttgaggagaagaaaaacattgagaagGGTCGACGAATAAGCACAGTGAGGCGGCTGTTCTGGGGCAGCTCTTCCCCTCCAAAGCCCCAAG agACCTCTGAAAGTCacactaaaatgttaaaagccTATGAGAGCCTTGAGCCTGGAGACTTCACTGGTTTTCTAAAGATCCTGCGGAGTCCATCTTCTCAGCGTCTGCAGTCACGCTGCACAGCTTTCCTCAACACAATGGAGGCTTATCAT AATCTGCAAATTCAGAAGCAGTCGGACCTTGTCCAGGATTTCTATCAGTcttttgctgaatattttagaa gctTCCCAGAGACTCAGGTCACTCAGATAATGGAGCATGTGGAGAAGCTTGTAATGACTCGTTTGCACAAATGGGTTTTCTGCCATGACAGCTGTGATGATGAACAGAAGGACCTGGCTCTTCAGCGCCGAATACG ctcCCTAAACTGGGTCACACCACAGATGCTCAGTGTACCTTTTCCGGATGAAGACACCCCAGTCACAGGCGACCCCTTCCTGCCTGCCATCACAG CCATAATAGAAATGGATGCTAAGCGAGCGCCACAGGACAAGCTAGCCTGCGTGTCAAAGTGCAGTCAGCACATTTTTGAAGCGCTGTCCACCTCCAACAATGAGCCTGCAAACGCAGATGACTTCCTGACGAGCCTGGTGTATGTGGTGCTGAAGGCCAATCCGCCTCGCCTCCACTCCAACATGCAGTACATGATTCGTTTTGGCCTCCCTCACAGCCTCATGGCTGGAGAGAGCGGCTACTATTTCACAAACTTG TCCTGTGCGGTGGCATTCATTGAGAAGCTGGATGGACCAGCACTCAGCCTGAGTCCTGAGCAGTTTGACGGCTACATGCGAGGTCAGCGCACTCCTGCTGCATTAAAGAGGCAGCAGAAGGCCAACAGCACTCAGAAGCTGATGGAAGAGCTGCAAGGAAGGCAGGAGAAGCTGCACCAAGGTGTGGATGCTCTGAACATGCAGCTGCAGAAGTGGGTCCAAGTAGTTAATTCCCAGCTGGATGAGGCAACGAGCCAGTTCGATAAGGTGCAGAAGGAGATAACAGCTCAGATGGAGGCCTCTGAGGTCGTGACCTCTTCAGCTGAGGATGGATCCcaaaagaaggaggaggaacagCAGCCTGAGTGTGAAGCTCTAAAGGAAACGGTCTGA
- the psmd9 gene encoding 26S proteasome non-ATPase regulatory subunit 9, with translation MKMTGENRAEGFEITMDDVKNLIKKKDEIEEQIKAYHDVLEDQGVGVEGPLVDPEGYPRADVNLYTIRDARHNISCLQNDHKAIMVEIEEALHKLHAAEKAKQERDEAESQEEPMEEQVALPPPFARVDAVTYGSPASGAGLKVGDEVIEFGSVNTNNFQNLQNIAAVVQHSEGKPLWVAVIRDGQKVQMSLTPQRWSGRGLLGCNIVPVQQ, from the exons ATGAAGATGACAGGAGAAAACAGAGCTGAGGGCTTTGAAATAACAATGGATGACGTGAAAAACCTTATTAAAAAGAAGGATGAAATTGAAGAGCAGATAAAGGCATACCACGATGTTTTAGAAGAC CAAGGTGTCGGAGTTGAGGGTCCTCTGGTTGACCCTGAGGGTTATCCCCGAGCAGATGTTAATTTGTACACGATCAGGGACGCGAGGCACAATATATCAT gccTACAAAATGACCACAAAGCCATCATGGTAGAGATAGAAGAAGCTCTGCACAAGCTCCACGCTGCAGAGAAAGCCAAGCAGGAACGAGACGAGGCAGAAAGCCAGGAGGAGCCGATGGAGGAGCAGGTcgctctgcctcctccctttGCTCGAGTGGATGCCGTCACATATGGCTCACCTGCTTCTGGAGCT ggGCTCAAAGTAGGAGATGAAGTCATTGAGTTTGGCTCTGTGAACACAAACAACTTTCAGAACCTGCAGAATATTGCTGCAGTGGTGCAACACAGTGAAGGA AAACCTTTATGGGTCGCTGTGATCAGAGATGGCCAAAAGGTTCAGATGAGCCTGACTCCACAGCGGTGGTCCGGCAGGGGTCTGCTAGG gtgcaACATTGTTCCAGTCCAGCAATAA
- the gtf2h3 gene encoding general transcription factor IIH subunit 3 produces the protein MASEDELNLLVIVVDVNPIWWGQQGQREPEFTLCKCLDAIMVMGNSHMAMTRTNRLAVIASHCQDSHFLYPSKTWKSGDSGGDEISSSRDGKYELLAVANNLIAEEIKNIMTKTEVSGNSTDTLMAGSLAKALCYIHRVSKELEVGQEMKSRILVIKAADDCALQYMNFMNVIFAAQKQNILIDACVLDSDSGLLQQACDITGGLYLKIPQKVALAQYLLWVFLPDSEQRSQLVLPQPAHVDYRAACFCHRNLIEIGYVCSVCLSIFCNFSPICTTCETVFKIQLPQMVKPKKKKLKQAA, from the exons ATGGCTTCAG AGGATGAATTGAATCTCCTGGTCATCGTGGTTGATGTGAATCCCATCTGGTGGGGTCAGCAAGGTCAGCGTGAGCCAGAG ttcacTTTGTGCAAGTGTCTGGATGCCATCATGGTGATGGGAAATTCCCATATGGCAATGACAAGGACAAACAGGCTGGCCGTTATCGCCAGTCACTGTCAAGACAG TCACTTCTTGTATCCCAGTAAGACTTGGAAAAGTGGAGACAGTGGTGGGGATGAAATTTCCTCCAGCCGGGATGGAAAATACGAACTTCTAGCTGTCGCCAACAACCTCATTGCTGAAGAGATCAAGAATATTATGACTAAAA CTGAAGTGTCGGGGAATTCAACCGACACCCTGATGGCAGGATCTCTTGCCAAAGCCCTCTGCT ATATTCACAGGGTCTCAAAAGAGTTAGAAG ttggaCAGGAGATGAAGTCAAGGATATTG gTGATAAAAGCAGCTGATGACTGCGCTCTCCAGTACATGAACTTCATGAATgtaatttttgctgcacaaaagcAG AACATCCTGATAGATGCGTGTGTGCTGGACTCAGACTCAGGGCTGCTTCAGCAG gCTTGTGACATAACAGGAGGCTTGTACCTGAAGATACCGCAGAAAGTAGCCCTGGCTCAGTACCTTCTG TGGGTGTTCCTGCCCGACTCGGAGCAGCGCTCCCAGCTGGTGCTGCCGCAGCCTGCCCACGTGGACTACAGAGCTGCTTGTTTCTGCCACCGTAACCTCATCGAAATCGGTTACGTCTGCTCTGTTTGTCTGTCGA TATTCTGCAACTTCAGCCCTATTTGCACAACATGCGA GACGGTCTTTAAAATCCAGCTACCTCAGATGGTCAAacctaaaaagaagaaattgaagCAAGCAGCTTGA
- the LOC122828754 gene encoding Rieske domain-containing protein isoform X2, whose protein sequence is MSSQEEKPSPPSPDMHFIGKKEDIVKAGRVTMRVNGSRDVLVVYHQDEFYALDLRCYHAGGLLQNGDIEEFNGRPCIVCPWHKYKITLAEGEGLYQAVDNPTISPLKTQWRSKGVKQRIHKVTEVSGNVYVTLNDSSEAIESDVYQTEKYRTVPLDAMPKSKPKT, encoded by the exons ATGTCATCTCAAGAGGAGAAACCTTCCCCCCCCTCTCCTGACATGCATTTCATTGGAAAGAAGGAAGATATTGTTAAGGCTGGCCGTGTGACGATGCGGGTGAATGGAAGCAGAGATGTGCTTGTTGTGTATCACCAGGATGAGTTTTATGCATTGGACCTGCGTTGCTACC atGCTGGTGGTCTATTACAGAATGGAGATATTGAG GAGTTCAATGGACGGCCATGCATTGTTTGTCCGTGGCACAAATACAAGATCACCCTGGCAGAAGGTGAAGGACTTTATCAAGCTGTGGACAATCCTACGATCAGCCCACTGAAGACTCAGTGGCGCTCCAAGGGAGTCAAGCAAAGGATTCATAAAGTCACTGAAGTTAGCGGGAATGTTTATGTTACCCTGAATGACTCCAGCGAGGCCATCGAGTCAGATGTTTACCAGACTGAGAAATACAGAACTGTTCCACTCGATGCAATGCCGAAATCCAAACCCAAGACATAG
- the LOC122828754 gene encoding Rieske domain-containing protein isoform X1, translated as MFGTIRMSSQEEKPSPPSPDMHFIGKKEDIVKAGRVTMRVNGSRDVLVVYHQDEFYALDLRCYHAGGLLQNGDIEEFNGRPCIVCPWHKYKITLAEGEGLYQAVDNPTISPLKTQWRSKGVKQRIHKVTEVSGNVYVTLNDSSEAIESDVYQTEKYRTVPLDAMPKSKPKT; from the exons ATGTTCGG TACAATCAGGATGTCATCTCAAGAGGAGAAACCTTCCCCCCCCTCTCCTGACATGCATTTCATTGGAAAGAAGGAAGATATTGTTAAGGCTGGCCGTGTGACGATGCGGGTGAATGGAAGCAGAGATGTGCTTGTTGTGTATCACCAGGATGAGTTTTATGCATTGGACCTGCGTTGCTACC atGCTGGTGGTCTATTACAGAATGGAGATATTGAG GAGTTCAATGGACGGCCATGCATTGTTTGTCCGTGGCACAAATACAAGATCACCCTGGCAGAAGGTGAAGGACTTTATCAAGCTGTGGACAATCCTACGATCAGCCCACTGAAGACTCAGTGGCGCTCCAAGGGAGTCAAGCAAAGGATTCATAAAGTCACTGAAGTTAGCGGGAATGTTTATGTTACCCTGAATGACTCCAGCGAGGCCATCGAGTCAGATGTTTACCAGACTGAGAAATACAGAACTGTTCCACTCGATGCAATGCCGAAATCCAAACCCAAGACATAG
- the LOC122828751 gene encoding kinesin heavy chain-like, whose protein sequence is MTVCLYNCLSSAGLQRHYSRFTLMGVYRAAHLSTLSMEDYPRLGVCSMDDRARLFQLVQLVKSLDLRSLRNDDIGIYNECDYEEGNELFPANNSFSPDGYGNSNGDMRRDKSESGAISSAFSDRPSYVCRRLDFSTKNTDQRSCSHFEDTIHVYASRNRNDDPVHENGSATPIQLGLHSRKAVVCDLRQSKNSKLNERSCSCDPHNVQSIKLHVTRESSMLNSHIRLVPKRETFNKLNPPPAAVTSESFINKPSAQKDRKTISRKKKSPADDTKPTPVYEARRTAGYNYGLPLSPPQAAKHGEGQRIIVCVRKRPLTHAECKRGEVDVVTTKSGECVAVVHESKEAVDLTEYILQHRYHFDQVFGEESSNEEVYLKTAYPLVQHMLSGGKATCFAYGQTGAGKTHTMLGSSPAGAGLYALAVHDIFAHLSATSASLLVYVSFFEIYCGQLYDLLEHRKRLFAREDGKKMVHISGLRDIQVDSVSSLLEVISQGTAERTQGTSGVNPLSSRSHALLQIQLRNLNQQIAGRIWFVDLAGSERASDAKEPNKQSRIEGAEINQSLLALKECIRSLDKEESHTPFRQSKLTQVLKDSFVGDSKTCMIANISPGHSATEHTLNTLRYADRVKELRGQNGPIGRKRSRSNMTRSDNSNTGNRRNIGTSNNPKLGNQNKSFSPKTQTSPRISQPVFCSTPTKSSCLEETQSRNRKVIELEHISPIRGSLAQTEDRCLSRGLEVREDGRTENETYSDIHSHCVIGKHTRAVGMLGQQNNGAIKGGDLTFSKRESGFCHREKENYQQTTEERKREEWTEMRRQAESCRDTCKEVEELKERELHKVDEKEKVRHLREYHQQLQQFSPSPMSSYVHLLSSSSFSSSSLGSLSSLLHSSNFSFSTQTDPCLEETSGVQTETSANHTKNVADDNCENERKVKTEAAGKSAGRKEEKKLAGMKGGHLRDCWMGSTEVESEQIPTKTEAHLSGCLDSEVKGDVDLQKQQTTDIAWSHKQKGVSDYYSKNLHLQFNALSSVCENSSKMSLLPQVDISRNSLSCFMDPLSISQLHLEQQRQPEEFFLPPLEPPHSKSLQMNMSATYDTATAAGHHEQKKCITITVNGRGTDTPYSIKDHGNKEKNLSTSEKNLTASIIKFQASSLIKSTEDCSSQSTHNSLECTHNIHSIIVPDLSKQDSEPQCGSLNSTQANDYSISRVAAEQFKPAELGGEESGNQQIKPTIHLFTMDRLDHARLHIIEVHLEQLKEMEAICHKEGELLCQQHDMVFVEFVHKLDELLERKAQCVHSMKAHLRPYLKTNHHSTQED, encoded by the exons ATGACAGTTTGCCTGTACAATTGTCTATCCTCGGCTGGGCTTCAGCGTCATTATTCAAG GTTCACCTTGATGGGTGTTTACCGGGCAGCCCATCTTTCCACACTGAGCATGGAGGACTACCCCCGCCTGGGAGTTTGCTCTATGGATGACAGAGCTCGCCTTTTCCAGCTGGTGCAACTGGTTAAAAGCCTTGATCTAAGGAGCCTTAGAAATGACGATATTGGGATTTACAATGAGTGTGATTATGAAGAAGGCAATGAGCTATTTCCTGCTAATAATAGCTTCAGTCCTGATGGGTATGGAAACTCCAATGGAGATATGAGAAGGGATAAGAGTGAAAGTGGAGCTATTTCTAGTGCATTCAGTGATAGACCATCATATGTTTGCAGAAGGCTGGATTTCTCTACTAAAAACACAGACCAGAGATCGTGTTCTCATTTTGAAGACACCATTCATGTCTATGCAAGTCGTAACAGGAATGATGATCCAGTTCATGAAAACGGATCAGCCACACCCATTCAACTGGGGCTTCACAGCAGAAAAGCTGTGGTGTGTGACCTTcgacaaagcaaaaacagtaaGCTAAATGAGCGTAGCTGTTCATGTGATCCTCACAATGTACAAAGCATCAAGCTGCACGTCACACGGGAATCTTCAATGCTCAACTCTCACATCAGATTAGTACCAAAGCGTGAGACATTCAACAAATTGAATCCTCCCCCAGCAGCAGTAACTTCGGAATCATTTATTAACAAACCATCAGCGCAGAAAGACCGAAAGACAATCTCCAGGAAGAAAAAGAGCCCTGCAGATGATACCAAGCCCACGCCTGTTTATGAAGCAAGAAGAACAGCCGGCTACAACTATGGGCTACCTCTGAGTCCTCCTCAGGCTGCAAA ACATGGGGAAGGACAACGGATCATCGTGTGTGTGAGGAAGCGACCTTTAACTCATGCAGAGTGCAAAAGAGGAGAGGTAGATGTTGTGACAACTAAAAGTGGAGAGTGTGTGGCGGTTGTGCACGAAAGCAAAGAGGCTGTGGATCTCACAGAGTACATATTACAG cacaggTATCATTTCGACCAGGTTTTTGGAGAGGAGAGCTCCAATGAAGAAGTCTATCTGAAAACAGCATACCCTTTGGTACAGCACATGCTCAGTGG AGGCAAGGCCACCTGCTTTGCATATGGACAGACAGGCGCAGGAAAGACTCACACCATGCTGGGTTCATCCCCTGCTGGAGCCGGCTTATATGCTCTAGCAGTTCATGACATTTTTGCTCACCTGTCTGCAACAAGTGCATCTCTACTGGTTTATGTCAGCTTCTTCGAAATCTACTGCGGCCAGCTGTACGACTTATTGGAACACAGGAAAAG GTTATTTGCCAGGGaggatggaaagaaaatggtTCACATTTCAGGTCTGCGGGACATCCAAGTGGATTCAGTCAGCTCACTGTTAGAG GTGATTTCACAGGGAACAGCTGAGCGAACACAAGGGACAAGTGGCGTGAATCCTCTTTCCTCTCGATCCCATGCCTTGCTTCAGATTCAGCTCAGGAATCTCAATCAGCAGATAGCTGGAAG AATATGGTTTGTGGACCTGGCAGGCAGTGAGAGGGCTTCAGATGCCAAAGAACCAAACAAGCAGAGTCGGATTGAGGGAGCTGAGATCAACCAGAGCCTGCTGGCT CTGAAAGAATGTATCCGTTCACTTGACAAAGAGGAATCTCACACTCCTTTCCGACAAAGCAAACTCACTCAG gttttaaagGACTCATTTGTGGGTGACTCGAAGACATGCATGATTGCCAACATTTCACCGGGTCACTCAGCAACAGAGCACACACTGAATACTCTGAGATATGCAGATCG TGTGAAAGAGTTGAGAGGACAAAATGGGCcaattggaagaaaaagaagcagaagcaACATGACACGGTCTGACAACAGCAACACAGGGAACAGAAGAAATATTGGGACTTCGAACAATCCAAAGCTAGGAAATCAGAACAAGAGTTTCAGTCCCAAAACACAGACAAGCCCACGCATATCACAACCAGTTTTCTGCTCAACACCCACAAAATCTTCTTGTTTAGAAGAAACTCAatcaagaaacagaaaagtcaTAGAACTTGAACATATTAGCCCAATTAGAGGGTCGTTGGCACAGACTGAAGACAGGTGTTTGAGTCGAGGACTGGAGGTCAGAGAGGATGGGAGAACTGAAAATGAAACGTACAGTGATATTCACAGTCACTGTGTTATAGGGAAACATACCAGAGCAGTGGGGATGTTGGGACAACAAAACAATGGAGCCATTAAAGGGGGtgatttaactttttctaaaaGGGAATCTGGATTCTGCCACAGGGAAAAGGAGAACTATCAGCAGACTacggaagagagaaagagagaggaatgGACAGAAATGAGAAGACAGGCTGAAAGCTGTAGAGACACATGCAAGGAAGTAGAGGagttaaaagaaagagaattacataaagttgatgaaaaagagaaagtgagGCATCTGAGAGAGTAtcatcagcagctgcagcagttttcACCTTCACCAATGTCTTCATACGTCCATCTTCTCTCATCTtcatctttctcttcctcttctctggGATCTCTGTCTTCCCTCCTGCACTCGTCTAACTTTTCATTCTCTACCCAAACCGATCCTTGTTTAGAAGAGACTTCAGGTGTGCAAACTGAAACCTCTGCAAACCACACTAAGAATGTTGCTGATGACAACTGTGAAAATGAGAGGAAGGTGAAGACTGAGGCAGCAGGTAAATCAGCTGGaaggaaggaggagaagaagctAGCTGGTATGAAGGGGGGACACCTGAGGGACTGCTGGATGGGAAGCACAGAAGTGGAGTCCGAGCAAATCCCAACAAAAACTGAGGCACACTTGTCTGGTTGCCTTGATTCAGAGGTCAAAGGGGATGTGGATCTGCAGAAGCAGCAAACAACAGACATAGCATGGAGCCATAAGCAGAAAGGAGTGTCTGACTACTACAGCAAAAATCTTCATCTGCAATTTAATGCACTTTCCTCAGTAtgtgaaaacagcagcaaaatgtcTCTTTTACCTCAAGTTGATATTTCTAGAAATTCTTTAAGCTGCTTTATGGATCCTCTCAGCATTTCCCAACTTCATTTGGAGCAGCAGCGGCAGCCTGAAGAATTTTTCTTGCCTCCATTGGAGCCGCCCCACTCAAAAAGCCTCCAGATGAATATGTCTGCTACATATGATACTGCAACAGCAGCTGGTCACCATGAGCAAAAGAAATGCATCACAATCACTGTCAATGGAAGAG gTACAGACACACCTTACTCCATCAAAGACCATGGCAACAAGGAGAAAAATCTAtcaacttcagaaaaaaatttaactgcaTCCATAATTAAATTCCAGGCTTCATCTTTAATCAAAAGCACTGAGGATTGTAGCTCTCAGTCTACACACAATTCACTAGAATGTACACATAATATACACTCTATAATCGTACCTGACTTATCTAAGCAAGATTCAGAGCCTCAATGTGGCTCCTTGAACTCAACACAGGCAAATGATTACAGTATCTCAAGAGTTGCTGCTGAGCAATTCAAACCTGCTGAGTTAGGTGGAGAAGAAAGCGGCAACCAGCAAATCAAACCCACAATCCATCTGTTCACCATGGACAGGTTGGACCACGCAAG GTTGCACATTATTGAGGTCCACTTGGAGCAGCTGAAAGAGATGGAGGCTATTTGTCACAAAGAGGGGGAACTTCTTTGCCAGCAGCATGATATG GTTTTTGTGGAATTTGTCCACAAGCTGGATGAGCTCCTGGAGAGAAAAGCTCAGTGTGTGCACAGCATGAAAGCTCATCTGAGGCCCTACCTGAAGACTAACCATCACTCCACACAAGAAGATTAG